The following proteins are co-located in the Vigna unguiculata cultivar IT97K-499-35 chromosome 9, ASM411807v1, whole genome shotgun sequence genome:
- the LOC114163500 gene encoding endonuclease 4-like, with amino-acid sequence MHFPSYYDATLMILEGDCHDSSKHKHRCVTGGIYNYTMQLKSADAGPSSELNYNLTEALLFLSHFVWDVHQPLYVGFLGDLGGNSITVRWYRRKINLHHWLIIVFTRFLQDNWSNDVSIWEHCAHNYTACPDRYASESISLACKFAYKNATPRSTLEVNSFRYLENNSRENSPSSAAIFFASR; translated from the exons ATGCATTTTCCAAGTTACTATGATGCGACTCTCATGATTCTTGAAGGAGACTGCCATGATTCTTCCAAGCATAAACATAGGTGTGTAACGGGAGGAATATACAACTATACAATGCAACTTAAATCAGCTGATGCAGGCCCTTCATCTGAATTAAACT ATAATTTGACTGAGGCACTTCTGTTCTTGTCACATTTTGTTTGGGATGTTCATCAG CCCTTATATGTTGGTTTCCTTGGAGACCTAGGTGGAAATTCAATTACAGTTCGATGGTACAGAAGGAAAATAAATCTCCATCAT TGGctaattattgtttttactcGATTTCTGCAGGATAATTGGTCAAATGATGTATCGATTTGGGAACATTGTGCACACAACTACACTGCCTGTCCAGATCG GTATGCTTCTGAAAGCATTAGCTTAGCATGCAAATTTGCCTACAAGAATGCTACACCACGAAGCACTTTAGAAG TGAATTCATTTCGATATTTGGAAAATAATAGTCGAGAAAATTCTCCAAGTTCAGCTGCTATATTCTTTGCCAGCCGGTGA